From a single Thermothielavioides terrestris NRRL 8126 chromosome 1, complete sequence genomic region:
- a CDS encoding 60S ribosomal protein L12, producing the protein MPPKFDPNEIKIIHLRATGGEVGASSALAPKIGPLGLSPKKVGEDIAKATGDWKGLRVTVKLTIQNRQAQVSVVPTASSLIIRALKEPPRDRKKEKNIKHNKSVSLDEIIEIARTMRFKSFSKTLKGGVKEILGTAFSIGCQVDGKSPKAISDAIEAGEIDIPEE; encoded by the exons ATGC CTCCCAAGTTCGACCCCAACGAGATTAAGATCAT CCACCTCCGGGCGACCGGTGGTGAGGTGGGTGCCTCTTCGGCCCTTGCCCCCAAGATCGGCCCTCTCGGTCTGTCGCCGAAGAAGGTCGGTGAAGATATCGCGAAGGCGACTGGCGACTGG AAGGGTCTCCGCGTGACGGTCAAGCTCACGATCCAAAACCGCCAAGCCCAAGTGTCGGTCGTGCCGACGGCGTCATCACTCATCATCCGGGCGCTCAAGGAGCCCCCTCGCGAccggaagaaggagaagaacaTCAAGCACAACAAGTCGGTTTCCCTGGACGAGATCATCGAGATTGCGAGGACGATGAGGTTCAAGTCCTTCTCCAAGACCCTGAAGGGGGGCGTCAAGGAGATTCTGGGCACCGCCTTCAGCATCGGCTGCCAGGTGGATGGCAAGAGCCCGAAGGCGATCAGCGATGCGATTGAGGCGGGCGAAATTGACA TTCCTGAGGAGTAA